Proteins from a genomic interval of Phlebotomus papatasi isolate M1 chromosome 3, Ppap_2.1, whole genome shotgun sequence:
- the LOC129806122 gene encoding short-chain specific acyl-CoA dehydrogenase, mitochondrial-like: MLSVFQRVRLWRCFSRDGICINYRNFTVTPLSGDHQVIQKACREFAEKELMPVAAKIDREMRYPQELIEKLGSQGLLYMCVDRQMGGAGLGILALSLAVEEIARGCSATGAVVSIHNSLFANLLDRKGTDGQRKAFLAPMIQDYSLGAFALSEFNAGSDVAALSTTARQEGSNWILKGTKAWVTSAKEAKVAIVFASVDRSLKHAGIAAFIVPLDTPGVSVGRNEEKMGIRGTSTCTLVLDNVQVPEENILGEIGEGFRIAMEQLDLARIGIASQALGIARACLDLSISYASSRIAFGQSIITMPIVKSRIAEMGLRLEAAQLLTRRAAFVYSQSRGKTTKFSSMAKLAASECATFNSHNCVQILGGMGYVMDLPAERLYRDARITEIYGGVTDIQKQIVADQVIKECNFE, encoded by the exons ATGTTAAGTGTATTCCAGAGAGTCAGATTGT GGAGATGTTTCAGTCGCGACGGTATTTGCATAAATTATCGCAATTTCACGGTGACCCCATTGTCTGGGGATCATCAGGTCATCCAGAAGGCATGCCGGGAGTTTGCAGAGAAGGAACTGATGCCGGTGGCGGCAAAAATTGACCGGGAAATGAG ATACCCACAGGAGTTGATTGAGAAATTGGGGAGTCAGGGATTGCTGTATATGTGTGTGGATAGGCAAATGGGTGGAGCAGGACTCGGTATTCTAGCCCTTTCGCTGGCTGTGGAGGAAATTGCGAGGGGTTGTTCAGCCACTGGAGCTGTTGTCTCCATTCACAATTCCCTCTTTGCCAATCTCCTGGATCGGAAGGGGACAGATGGTCAGAGAAAGGCCTTTCTAGCACCCATGATCCAGGATTACTCACTTGGTGCCTTTGCCCTCAGTGAATTCA ATGCTGGATCCGATGTGGCTGCCCTGAGCACCACAGCCCGTCAGGAGGGTTCCAATTGGATCCTGAAGGGCACAAAGGCATGGGTAACTTCGGCTAAAGAAGCCAAAGTTGCCATTGTCTTTGCCTCAGTGGACAGAAGCCTTAAACACGCCGGAATAGCTGCCTTTATTGTGCCTTTGGATACTCCTGGGGTATCTGTGGGGAGGAACGAGGAGAAGATGGGAATCCGTGGGACTTCCACTTGTACCCTCGTTCTGGACAATGTACAAGTGCCTGAAGAGAATATTTTGGGGGAAATTGGGGAGGGATTCCGAATTGCAATGGAACAGTTGGATTTGGCCAGGATTGGGATTGCATCGCAAGCTCTGGGTATTGCAAGAGCATGCCTGGACTTGTCCATTTCCTATGCCAGTTCGAGAATTGCCTTTGGACAATCCATTATCACAATGCCGATTGTTAAG TCTCGCATCGCTGAGATGGGATTGCGCCTGGAAGCGGCCCAACTGTTGACTCGCCGAGCTGCCTTTGTGTATTCCCAATCGCGCGGGAAGACCACAAAGTTCAGCTCAATGGCCAAACTGGCGGCCAGTGAATGTGCCACCTTCAACTCCCACAATTGCGTCCAGATCCTGGGCGGAATGGGATACGTAATGGACTTGCCGGCTGAGAGACTGTACCGTGATGCTCGAATTACTGAAATCTACGGCGGAGTGACTGATATCCAGAAGCAGATTGTGGCTGATCAAGTGATCAAGGAATGTAATTTTGAATAG
- the LOC129806123 gene encoding bifunctional 3'-5' exonuclease/ATP-dependent helicase WRN-like isoform X4, with translation MEWFGWLIFAFEMCGKFFDFLNRQGFNSLCLPPPPKISCETFCVYFDRYKISMLILFAIFAIVFVFLILLWISHKKRMNFEICYWDSEIKKLQLILHDLRRHYRRLKDEAEEETMLRDSKINQLQLNLQNLRQLNSKLKDDAEREKRPKNIEIASDIDSCNSIIDRLKSFDTEYRALGFDCEWIASGQRRSRVALIQLATASGICGLFRINKIGHVPDTLKDVLKDKTIRKVGVNSALDARYLRMDYNVEMSSVLDLRSIAPEWCFDMGLERMAKKFLNIELDKKSGISYSNWENSELTNEQIDYAAKDAIVGIKLYNYFNKHCDQMTQTAEDCYACMLENLNTNTETTQGLRRRRRRKKKKTAAVV, from the exons atggaGTGGTTCGGGTGGTTAATTTTCGCTTTTGAAATGTGTGGAAAGTTCTTTGATTTCCTAAACCGACAGGGATTCAACTCATTGTGCTTGCCTCCTCCACCAAAAATATCTTGCGAAACATTTTGTGTATATTTTGACAGatacaaaatttcaatgttAATACTTTTCGCAATCTTCGCAATAGTATTTGTATTCCTGATATTACTATGGATATCACATAAAAAACGAATGAATTTTGAAATCTGTTATTGGgattcagaaattaaaaaacttCAGCTCATTTTACATGATTTAAG GAGACATTACAGAAGGCTCAAAGACGAAGCTGAGGAAGAAACGATGCTGAGAGATTCAAAAATTAATCAACTTCAACTTAATTTACAGAATTTGAG GCAACTTAACAGCAAATTGAAAGACGAtgcagagagagagaaaagaccaaaaaatattgaaattgctaGTGATATCGATTCGTGCAATTCCATAATTGATCGCCTAAAAAG tTTTGACACAGAATATAGAGCCTTGGGTTTCGACTGCGAATGGATTGCTTCTGGACAACGACGATCACGAGTAGCTTTGATACAATTAGCTACAGCCAGTGGGATCTGTGGCCtctttagaataaataaaatcgGACATGTTCCTGACACATTGAAAGATGTTCTAAAAGACAAGACAATAAGGAAAGTTGGTGTCAATTCTGCTCTCGACGCTCGATATCTCAGGATGGACTATAATGTTGAAATGTCAAGTGTATTAGATCTTAGGAGCATAGCTCCTGAATGGTGTTTCGACATGGGACTAGAGAGAATGGCTaagaaatttctaaatattgAGTTAGACAAGAAGTCAGGTATATCGTACTCAAACTGGGAAAATTCCGAACTTACTAACGAACAGATTGACTATGCCGCCAAGGATGCCATTGTGGGAATTAAACTTTACAATTATTTCAATAAACATTGTGATCAAATGACTCAAACTGCCGAGGATTGCTACGCATGCATGCTCGAAAATTTGAATACTAACACGGAGACTACACAGGGACTAAGGCGAAGGCGTCGTCGCAAGAAGAAAAAGACAGCAGCAGTTGTATAA
- the LOC129806123 gene encoding exonuclease 3'-5' domain-containing protein 2-like isoform X2 — translation MEWFGWLIFAFEMCGKFFDFLNRQGFNSLCLPPPPKISCETFCVYFDRYKISMLILFAIFAIVFVFLILLWISHKKRMNFEICYWDSEIKKLQLILHDLRRLKDEAEEETMLRDSKINQLQLNLQNLRRHYRRLKDETEEETMLRDSKINQLQLNLQNLRQLNSKLKDDAEREKRPKNIEIASDIDSCNSIIDRLKSFDTEYRALGFDCEWIASGQRRSRVALIQLATASGICGLFRINKIGHVPDTLKDVLKDKTIRKVGVNSALDARYLRMDYNVEMSSVLDLRSIAPEWCFDMGLERMAKKFLNIELDKKSGISYSNWENSELTNEQIDYAAKDAIVGIKLYNYFNKHCDQMTQTAEDCYACMLENLNTNTETTQGLRRRRRRKKKKTAAVV, via the exons atggaGTGGTTCGGGTGGTTAATTTTCGCTTTTGAAATGTGTGGAAAGTTCTTTGATTTCCTAAACCGACAGGGATTCAACTCATTGTGCTTGCCTCCTCCACCAAAAATATCTTGCGAAACATTTTGTGTATATTTTGACAGatacaaaatttcaatgttAATACTTTTCGCAATCTTCGCAATAGTATTTGTATTCCTGATATTACTATGGATATCACATAAAAAACGAATGAATTTTGAAATCTGTTATTGGgattcagaaattaaaaaacttCAGCTCATTTTACATGATTTAAG AAGGCTCAAAGACGAAGCTGAGGAAGAAACGATGCTGAGAGATTCAAAAATTAATCAACTTCAACTTAATTTACAGAATTTGAG GAGACATTACAGAAGGCTCAAAGACGAAACTGAGGAAGAAACGATGCTGAGAGATTCAAAAATTAATCAACTTCAACTTAATTTACAGAATTTGAG GCAACTTAACAGCAAATTGAAAGACGAtgcagagagagagaaaagaccaaaaaatattgaaattgctaGTGATATCGATTCGTGCAATTCCATAATTGATCGCCTAAAAAG tTTTGACACAGAATATAGAGCCTTGGGTTTCGACTGCGAATGGATTGCTTCTGGACAACGACGATCACGAGTAGCTTTGATACAATTAGCTACAGCCAGTGGGATCTGTGGCCtctttagaataaataaaatcgGACATGTTCCTGACACATTGAAAGATGTTCTAAAAGACAAGACAATAAGGAAAGTTGGTGTCAATTCTGCTCTCGACGCTCGATATCTCAGGATGGACTATAATGTTGAAATGTCAAGTGTATTAGATCTTAGGAGCATAGCTCCTGAATGGTGTTTCGACATGGGACTAGAGAGAATGGCTaagaaatttctaaatattgAGTTAGACAAGAAGTCAGGTATATCGTACTCAAACTGGGAAAATTCCGAACTTACTAACGAACAGATTGACTATGCCGCCAAGGATGCCATTGTGGGAATTAAACTTTACAATTATTTCAATAAACATTGTGATCAAATGACTCAAACTGCCGAGGATTGCTACGCATGCATGCTCGAAAATTTGAATACTAACACGGAGACTACACAGGGACTAAGGCGAAGGCGTCGTCGCAAGAAGAAAAAGACAGCAGCAGTTGTATAA
- the LOC129806123 gene encoding exonuclease 3'-5' domain-containing protein 2-like isoform X1 yields the protein MEWFGWLIFAFEMCGKFFDFLNRQGFNSLCLPPPPKISCETFCVYFDRYKISMLILFAIFAIVFVFLILLWISHKKRMNFEICYWDSEIKKLQLILHDLRRHYRRLKDEAEEETMLRDSKINQLQLNLQNLRRHYRRLKDETEEETMLRDSKINQLQLNLQNLRQLNSKLKDDAEREKRPKNIEIASDIDSCNSIIDRLKSFDTEYRALGFDCEWIASGQRRSRVALIQLATASGICGLFRINKIGHVPDTLKDVLKDKTIRKVGVNSALDARYLRMDYNVEMSSVLDLRSIAPEWCFDMGLERMAKKFLNIELDKKSGISYSNWENSELTNEQIDYAAKDAIVGIKLYNYFNKHCDQMTQTAEDCYACMLENLNTNTETTQGLRRRRRRKKKKTAAVV from the exons atggaGTGGTTCGGGTGGTTAATTTTCGCTTTTGAAATGTGTGGAAAGTTCTTTGATTTCCTAAACCGACAGGGATTCAACTCATTGTGCTTGCCTCCTCCACCAAAAATATCTTGCGAAACATTTTGTGTATATTTTGACAGatacaaaatttcaatgttAATACTTTTCGCAATCTTCGCAATAGTATTTGTATTCCTGATATTACTATGGATATCACATAAAAAACGAATGAATTTTGAAATCTGTTATTGGgattcagaaattaaaaaacttCAGCTCATTTTACATGATTTAAG GAGACATTACAGAAGGCTCAAAGACGAAGCTGAGGAAGAAACGATGCTGAGAGATTCAAAAATTAATCAACTTCAACTTAATTTACAGAATTTGAG GAGACATTACAGAAGGCTCAAAGACGAAACTGAGGAAGAAACGATGCTGAGAGATTCAAAAATTAATCAACTTCAACTTAATTTACAGAATTTGAG GCAACTTAACAGCAAATTGAAAGACGAtgcagagagagagaaaagaccaaaaaatattgaaattgctaGTGATATCGATTCGTGCAATTCCATAATTGATCGCCTAAAAAG tTTTGACACAGAATATAGAGCCTTGGGTTTCGACTGCGAATGGATTGCTTCTGGACAACGACGATCACGAGTAGCTTTGATACAATTAGCTACAGCCAGTGGGATCTGTGGCCtctttagaataaataaaatcgGACATGTTCCTGACACATTGAAAGATGTTCTAAAAGACAAGACAATAAGGAAAGTTGGTGTCAATTCTGCTCTCGACGCTCGATATCTCAGGATGGACTATAATGTTGAAATGTCAAGTGTATTAGATCTTAGGAGCATAGCTCCTGAATGGTGTTTCGACATGGGACTAGAGAGAATGGCTaagaaatttctaaatattgAGTTAGACAAGAAGTCAGGTATATCGTACTCAAACTGGGAAAATTCCGAACTTACTAACGAACAGATTGACTATGCCGCCAAGGATGCCATTGTGGGAATTAAACTTTACAATTATTTCAATAAACATTGTGATCAAATGACTCAAACTGCCGAGGATTGCTACGCATGCATGCTCGAAAATTTGAATACTAACACGGAGACTACACAGGGACTAAGGCGAAGGCGTCGTCGCAAGAAGAAAAAGACAGCAGCAGTTGTATAA
- the LOC129806125 gene encoding COA8 family protein CG14806, mitochondrial, which translates to MRKIRPKIIFRAFASSVKPPQSASFSAPPNPNLIESDYVGPPDKLSNLRPIVRHIPKNETPLEKKLRLLQMEVEEYNQKFWTNHNKRFFEERDEFIAANRRHTGENLSADEMSVFYKAFLDKNWKIHWYYNISWYIKNISLLLLALRVELTRIGRFARRKKVA; encoded by the exons atgagaaaaatccgGCCAAAAATCATCTTTCGAGCG TTTGCAAGTAGTGTGAAACCTCCGCAATCTGCAAGTTTCAGTGCACCTCCAAATCCTAACCTCATTGAGAGCGATTATGTAGGCCCTCCGGACAAATT GTCCAATCTGCGTCCAATTGTCCGACATATACCGAAAAATGAGACACCGCTGGAGAAGAAACTGCGACTTCTTCAGATGGAAGTTGAGGAGTACAACCAGAAGTTCTGGACGAATCACAACAAGAGATTCTTTGAG GAGCGGGATGAATTCATTGCCGCGAATCGAAGGCATACGGGAGAGAATTTGTCGGCGGATGAAATGAGTGTTTTCTACAAGGCTTTCCTGGACAAAAACTGGAAAATCCACTGGTACTACAACATCTCTTGGTACATCAAGAACATCTCACTGTTGCTCCTGGCACTTCGAGTTGAGCTGACAAGGATTGGAAGGTTCGCAAGGAGGAAGAAAGTGGCATAA
- the LOC129806123 gene encoding exonuclease 3'-5' domain-containing protein 2-like isoform X3, whose amino-acid sequence MEWFGWLIFAFEMCGKFFDFLNRQGFNSLCLPPPPKISCETFCVYFDRYKISMLILFAIFAIVFVFLILLWISHKKRMNFEICYWDSEIKKLQLILHDLRRHYRRLKDEAEEETMLRDSKINQLQLNLQNLRRLKDETEEETMLRDSKINQLQLNLQNLRQLNSKLKDDAEREKRPKNIEIASDIDSCNSIIDRLKSFDTEYRALGFDCEWIASGQRRSRVALIQLATASGICGLFRINKIGHVPDTLKDVLKDKTIRKVGVNSALDARYLRMDYNVEMSSVLDLRSIAPEWCFDMGLERMAKKFLNIELDKKSGISYSNWENSELTNEQIDYAAKDAIVGIKLYNYFNKHCDQMTQTAEDCYACMLENLNTNTETTQGLRRRRRRKKKKTAAVV is encoded by the exons atggaGTGGTTCGGGTGGTTAATTTTCGCTTTTGAAATGTGTGGAAAGTTCTTTGATTTCCTAAACCGACAGGGATTCAACTCATTGTGCTTGCCTCCTCCACCAAAAATATCTTGCGAAACATTTTGTGTATATTTTGACAGatacaaaatttcaatgttAATACTTTTCGCAATCTTCGCAATAGTATTTGTATTCCTGATATTACTATGGATATCACATAAAAAACGAATGAATTTTGAAATCTGTTATTGGgattcagaaattaaaaaacttCAGCTCATTTTACATGATTTAAG GAGACATTACAGAAGGCTCAAAGACGAAGCTGAGGAAGAAACGATGCTGAGAGATTCAAAAATTAATCAACTTCAACTTAATTTACAGAATTTGAG AAGGCTCAAAGACGAAACTGAGGAAGAAACGATGCTGAGAGATTCAAAAATTAATCAACTTCAACTTAATTTACAGAATTTGAG GCAACTTAACAGCAAATTGAAAGACGAtgcagagagagagaaaagaccaaaaaatattgaaattgctaGTGATATCGATTCGTGCAATTCCATAATTGATCGCCTAAAAAG tTTTGACACAGAATATAGAGCCTTGGGTTTCGACTGCGAATGGATTGCTTCTGGACAACGACGATCACGAGTAGCTTTGATACAATTAGCTACAGCCAGTGGGATCTGTGGCCtctttagaataaataaaatcgGACATGTTCCTGACACATTGAAAGATGTTCTAAAAGACAAGACAATAAGGAAAGTTGGTGTCAATTCTGCTCTCGACGCTCGATATCTCAGGATGGACTATAATGTTGAAATGTCAAGTGTATTAGATCTTAGGAGCATAGCTCCTGAATGGTGTTTCGACATGGGACTAGAGAGAATGGCTaagaaatttctaaatattgAGTTAGACAAGAAGTCAGGTATATCGTACTCAAACTGGGAAAATTCCGAACTTACTAACGAACAGATTGACTATGCCGCCAAGGATGCCATTGTGGGAATTAAACTTTACAATTATTTCAATAAACATTGTGATCAAATGACTCAAACTGCCGAGGATTGCTACGCATGCATGCTCGAAAATTTGAATACTAACACGGAGACTACACAGGGACTAAGGCGAAGGCGTCGTCGCAAGAAGAAAAAGACAGCAGCAGTTGTATAA
- the LOC129806120 gene encoding bifunctional 3'-5' exonuclease/ATP-dependent helicase WRN-like produces MDEELDVTMDSDDDDALLGAIGGISESGSESASSSQNSQPVHEPSGAPSVYLSVLRSKFGHSDFRPMQWRIIRSVLCDKRDNFAVMATGYGKSLCYQFPSVYTGQLTLVVSPLISLMEDQVSALEVMNIEAVFLGTAQKDREALSKVYQGEYRLVYMSPEYITNNQDVLIHLAPQLTLIAIDEAHCVSQWGHDFRPAFRELSCIRKVVPDIPILALTATATHRVRQDIVKILGLKDPNYSLSGFDRPNLSLEIHPRTDTNPWSDIRKHLESVQGASVIIYCITRRHTEEVVNDLKRNKVDCEAYHAGLSTKRRSEVHQAFVRDRIKVIVATIAFGMGIDKPDVRMIIHYGCSQNIESYYQEIGRAGRDGQPAKCILLYNRRDFHTHTILWESCLFKSRLADLQREMKNYVDLRRTCRRAFILKYFDDPQVSKLKTRADCCDNCKRQLSGYKDEDQYVELDEEGRFDFTQDFTTFLKAIRVFDGYSSVSKTVLFLRGSKSQKLQPRFYTNPLYGSGKNKVEQWWKLVADLMIREDYLKTVSVSRDKPSITCTKMTNKGESLLEQVKTILLHPLQDMMKFFTRKIDPKQEKLSVSVAPLFNFGAIPGKSSQTPQTSQATGMNSNLTVCAPKAKFDVLMKDLLLERSKIASDVDCMPYVIASTKALEQMCRLMPQTLDELRQGNIDGFSEVKIDKFGPRLVKFFRKVAGVTTKPSGKNSMETILERHPLVGPLKGSASVTYDLFVEGFSLAQICTKRDLAESTIVSHIKSAIECGKKVTRKDLERFDVDTGTFEEIKRNLPPDLSSVKLTPIKEACDPGISFNNIVLVLAYCRVRQHLERIGQPYEDPDKPDASTQETEETQESKETQETQETQETQEDIEVDVDLEMFDSIEQDILLHADQLDQESQPSHQSSQTLQGKKTKYAPVAYMSDDSDDEGQKKENLIPTQVISTPSPLKKRRQNLIL; encoded by the exons ATGGATGAAGAG CTGGATGTCACAATGGATTCAGATGATGACGATGCCCTTCTGGGAGCAATTGGAGGCATTAGTGAGAGTGGAAGTGAATCTGCGTCTTCGAGCCAAAATAGTCAACCTGTGCATGAGCCATCTGGGGCTCCCAGTGTCTACCTGAGTGTCCTGAGGTCAAAGTTTGGCCACAGTGACTTCCGGCCAATGCAGTGGCGTATTATCCGTTCAGTTCTGTGCGACAAAAGGGATAATTTCGCCGTAATGGCCACGGGATACGGGAAATCCCTTTGCTATCAGTTCCCTTCAGTTTACACAGGGCAGCTCACTCTGGTGGTCTCCCCGTTGATTTCCCTGATGGAGGACCAAGTGTCTGCATTGGAAGTTATGAATATCGAGGCAGTATTCCTAGGAACTGCCCAGAAGGATCGTGAAGCTCTGAGCAAGGTTTATCAGGGAGAGTATCGCCTGGTTTATATGTCTCCGGAATACATCACAAACAATCAGGATGTACTGATACATCTGGCTCCTCAGCTAACCCTGATTGCCATTGACGAGGCTCACTGCGTCAGTCAATGGGGTCATGATTTTCGACCGGCTTTCCGGGAGCTCTCCTGCATCCGCAAAGTGGTTCCGGATATTCCGATCCTGGCTCTAACAGCCACAGCCACTCACAGAGTGCGGCAGGATATTGTCAAAATCCTCGGGCTCAAAGATCCCAATTACAGTCTCAGTGGCTTCGATCGACCCAATCTCTCTTTGGAAATTCATCCCAGAACCGACACAAATCCCTGGTCTGACATTCGGAAGCATCTGGAGAGTGTCCAGGGAGCCTCTGTCATTATCTACTGCATCACACGGAGACACACGGAGGAAGTTGTTAATGATCTGAAGCGCAACAAAGTCGACTGTGAAGCCTACCACGCAGGATTGAGCACGAAGCGTCGCTCGGAAGTGCACCAGGCTTTCGTGAGGGACCGGATTAAGGTGATTGTGGCCACAATTGCCTTTGGCATGGGCATCGATAAGCCAGATGTTCGAATGATCATTCACTACGGTTGCTCCCAGAACATCGAATCCTATTACCAGGAAATCGGAAGGGCAGGACGCGATGGGCAGCCGGCAAAGTGCATCCTGCTCTACAATCGCAGAGACTTCCACACTCACACCATTCTTTGGGAAAGTTGCTTGTTCAAGAGTCGCCTGGCGGATCTCCAGAGAGAAATGAAGAATTATGTTGATCTCCGGCGAACCTGCCGAAGGGCCTTCATTCTCAAATACTTCGATGATCCTCAA GTCTCGAAGCTGAAGACCAGAGCAGATTGCTGTGACAACTGCAAAAGGCAGCTTTCGGGCTACAAAGATGAGGATCAGTATGTAGAGTTGGATGAAGAAGGTAGGTTTGATTTTACCCAAGATTTCACAACATTCCTCAAGGCCATCAGAGTTTTCGATGGATACTCTTCTGTGAGCAAGACTGTCCTCTTCCTTCGTGGCTCTAAATCCCAAAAACTCCAACCTCGCTTTTACACAAATCCCCTTTACGGTTCGGGGAAGAACAAGGTGGAACAGTGGTGGAAGCTTGTTGCGGATTTGATGATCAGAGAGGATTATCTGAAAACGGTTTCTGTCAGTAGGGACAAACCTTCAATTACTTGTACGAAAATGACAAACAAGGGAGAGAGTCTTCTAGAACAAGTGAAAACAATTCTTCTGCATCCGCTGCAGGATATGATGAAGTTCTTCACGAGGAAAATTGATCCGAAACAGGAAAAGTTGTCCGTCTCCGTTGCGCCTTTGTTCAATTTCGGAGCAATTCCTGGTAAATCCAGTCAGACTCCTCAGACTTCCCAGGCCACGGGGATGAATTCGAATTTGACAGTTTGTGCTCCGAAGGCGAAGTTTGATGTCCTTATGAAGGATCTTCTGTTGGAGAGGTCAAAGATTGCCAGCGATGTAGATTGCATGCCATACGTCATTGCGTCAACCAAGGCTTTGGAACAGATGTGTCGACTGATGCCGCAGACGCTTGATGAACTTCGCCAGGGTAATATTGATGGCTTCTCTgaggtcaaaattgataaattcgGTCCGAGACTGGTGAAATTCTTTCGGAAAGTCGCAGGGGTGACAACTAAACCTTCTGGGAAGAATTCAATGGAGACTATCCTAGAAAGGCATCCACTAGTTGGACCATTGAAGGGATCTGCATCTGTCACTTACGATCTCTTCGTTGAAGGATTTTCCCTAGCCCAGATTTGCACCAAGAGAGATCTTGCGGAATCAACGATTGTTTCACACATTAAAAGTGCCATTGAATGTGGGAAGAAGGTCACCAGGAAAGATCTGGAGAGGTTCGATGTTGATACCGGGACTTTTGAAGAGATCAAGAGGAATCTTCCACCTGATCTTTCTTCTGTCAAACTAACGCCAATCAAGGAAGCCTGCGATCCTGGAATTTCATTCAACAACATCGTTCTCGTTCTTGCCTACTGCAGAGTGAGGCAGCATCTTGAAAGAATAGGACAACCTTACGAAGATCCTGATAAGCCGGATGCATCAACTCAGGAAACGGAGGAAACTCAAGAATCTAAAGAGACCCAAGAAACTCAGGAAACACAGGAAACCCAGGAAGACATCGAAGTAGATGTCGATCTAGAGATGTTTGATAGCATCGAACAAGATATTCTTCTTCATGCTGATCAACTGGATCAAGAATCACAACCATCACATCAAAGCAGTCAAACGTTGCAAGGGAAGAAGACCAAATACGCTCCAGTTGCCTACATGAGCGACGACAGCGACGACGAAGGACAGAAGAAGGAGAACCTAATTCCAACGCAAGTGATCAGTACGCCGTCTCCGTTGAAGAAACGCCGACAAAATCTCATTTTGTAA